One Anaerolineales bacterium DNA segment encodes these proteins:
- a CDS encoding aminoacyl-tRNA hydrolase, giving the protein MFFPVSRKKEGGRMEKLFLIVGLGNPGREYAATRHNIGFRIADRLAEEIGVRFSRQQNHALLASGTRSGARLVLAKPQTFMNLSGQSVAALVRFYKIPLAALLVCCDDIDLPFGTIRLRASGGSAGQRGMQSILDSINSREVPRLRFGVGRPPGRMDAADYVLRKFDPEEEESVPAVVERAAEAALTFVDRGLAEAMTRFNPPPADPPSRGTAPPAGLS; this is encoded by the coding sequence ATGTTTTTTCCCGTATCTCGAAAAAAAGAAGGCGGAAGAATGGAGAAATTGTTCCTAATCGTCGGCCTGGGGAATCCCGGCCGGGAATATGCGGCGACCCGCCACAACATCGGCTTCCGGATCGCGGACCGTTTGGCGGAAGAGATCGGCGTGCGATTCTCCCGCCAGCAGAACCATGCTCTGCTTGCGTCCGGAACCCGGTCCGGAGCCAGGCTGGTCCTCGCCAAACCGCAGACCTTCATGAACCTCAGCGGACAATCCGTCGCGGCGCTGGTCCGCTTTTATAAAATCCCGCTCGCGGCCCTCCTGGTGTGTTGCGACGACATCGACCTGCCGTTTGGGACGATCCGCCTGCGCGCCTCCGGCGGCTCGGCCGGACAGCGCGGGATGCAATCGATCCTCGATTCCATCAACAGCCGGGAGGTTCCCCGCCTGCGGTTCGGGGTCGGCCGCCCGCCGGGGAGGATGGACGCAGCGGATTACGTACTGCGGAAATTCGATCCCGAGGAGGAGGAAAGCGTCCCGGCGGTCGTGGAGCGTGCGGCGGAAGCCGCGTTGACGTTTGTCGACCGCGGGTTGGCGGAGGCCATGACCCGTTTCAATCCGCCCCCCGCGGATCCCCCCTCCCGCGGAACCGCACCGCCGGCAGGGCTTTCCTGA